The following proteins are encoded in a genomic region of Actinomadura sp. NAK00032:
- a CDS encoding anti-sigma regulatory factor, with product MVHGHLPDLVLGGCSAWPLPADETCAGVARAHLRVALTAAKVPGELVEDVTLAASELVTNGLRHGIGGASGRAEAAPGRRVLELWAYHRVTPESQLVFKVFDPKPEWTRPGKAVGAWAENGRGMAVVDALSSAWGWHRTRSRLGPLPVPGKATWFCVPAARTCAPPARPLPWEAAVVLRRLLVARGLDGTRCHHGSDRSVVAVRGLTVWSEPPGVFRWRVRPGTRNAYACRPFADLHDVADEVVCHHERGVVSGDDVR from the coding sequence ATGGTTCACGGCCATCTCCCTGATCTGGTGCTCGGCGGGTGTTCGGCGTGGCCGCTGCCCGCCGACGAGACCTGCGCCGGTGTGGCCCGCGCACACCTTCGGGTGGCGCTGACGGCGGCCAAGGTGCCGGGCGAACTCGTCGAGGACGTCACGCTCGCGGCGTCGGAGCTGGTGACGAACGGCCTCAGGCACGGCATCGGCGGCGCGTCGGGCCGCGCGGAGGCGGCGCCGGGGCGGCGCGTCCTCGAGCTGTGGGCCTACCACCGGGTCACGCCGGAGAGCCAGCTCGTGTTCAAAGTGTTCGACCCGAAGCCCGAGTGGACGCGTCCCGGCAAGGCGGTCGGCGCGTGGGCGGAGAACGGCCGGGGAATGGCGGTCGTCGACGCGCTCTCGTCGGCGTGGGGCTGGCACCGGACGCGGTCCAGGCTGGGGCCGCTGCCGGTACCGGGCAAGGCGACCTGGTTCTGCGTCCCGGCCGCCCGGACGTGTGCGCCCCCGGCACGCCCGCTCCCGTGGGAGGCGGCCGTGGTGCTGCGCCGCCTGCTGGTCGCCAGAGGGCTGGACGGCACGCGCTGCCACCACGGGTCCGACCGTTCGGTGGTCGCGGTGCGGGGCCTGACGGTCTGGTCCGAGCCGCCGGGCGTGTTCCGGTGGCGCGTCCGGCCGGGGACGCGGAACGCCTACGCGTGCAGGCCCTTCGCGGATCTGCACGATGTCGCCGACGAGGTCGTCTGCCACCACGAGCGCGGTGTCGTTTCCGGAGACGACGTCCGATGA
- a CDS encoding Uma2 family endonuclease, with the protein MSAQSVEAIAESGHMDAAPLPDWVIPPPGGFTADDFLRMRGLPRHTELVDGGLVFVSPQRKWHVRVINLLRDELARQAPEDLCADREMTVKLGGRQAPEPDVLIVSAEAYERDEPSTYYLPEDVLLAVEAVSPDSEIRDRETKPRRYREAGIKHYWRVEEDEGRTIVYVYELEPASDAYALTGIHHDQLKVTVPFDIEIDLTAVGKRR; encoded by the coding sequence ATGAGCGCTCAGAGTGTCGAGGCGATCGCAGAAAGTGGTCACATGGACGCCGCACCGCTGCCAGACTGGGTGATCCCCCCGCCGGGCGGTTTCACCGCCGACGACTTCCTGCGCATGCGCGGTCTGCCCCGGCACACCGAGCTGGTCGACGGGGGCCTGGTCTTCGTGAGCCCGCAGCGCAAGTGGCACGTCCGGGTGATCAATCTGCTCCGGGACGAGCTCGCTCGGCAGGCGCCCGAGGATCTGTGCGCGGATCGGGAGATGACCGTCAAGCTCGGTGGGCGCCAGGCGCCCGAGCCCGACGTTCTCATCGTCTCGGCTGAGGCGTACGAGCGAGACGAGCCGTCGACCTACTATCTACCCGAGGATGTGCTGCTGGCGGTCGAGGCGGTATCGCCCGATTCCGAGATCCGTGATCGGGAGACCAAGCCGCGCAGGTACAGGGAAGCCGGCATCAAGCACTACTGGCGGGTCGAGGAGGACGAGGGTCGGACCATTGTGTACGTCTATGAGCTCGAACCCGCCAGTGACGCCTACGCGCTGACCGGCATCCACCACGACCAGCTCAAGGTGACGGTGCCGTTCGACATCGAGATCGACCTGACCGCCGTCGGCAAGCGCCGCTAG
- the pnuC gene encoding nicotinamide riboside transporter PnuC codes for MNWLDAGFEVFGEHILWTDLTGNVLSLAVVWLAMRKTLWTWPVQLVGALLLLAASLHASVPGNALKQVLFCGLALYGWVMWTRGRRQTDVIVVRQATPRERVVLLGVLVAGTAVVAQLFAHLDWLQVAWSPWANAYIFVGSAVATFAQSRALVDFWIVWVLVDLVGVPLAFKSGLYVSGAVYGIFFVMVMVGFRNWLRESRSVQTPRQKAVTA; via the coding sequence GTGAACTGGCTCGACGCGGGCTTCGAGGTGTTCGGCGAGCACATCCTCTGGACCGACCTCACCGGGAACGTGCTCTCCCTCGCCGTCGTCTGGCTCGCCATGCGCAAGACCCTCTGGACGTGGCCGGTGCAGCTCGTCGGCGCGCTGCTGCTGCTCGCCGCGTCCCTGCACGCGAGCGTCCCCGGCAACGCCCTCAAGCAGGTGCTGTTCTGCGGCCTCGCCCTGTACGGGTGGGTCATGTGGACGCGCGGACGGCGGCAGACCGACGTCATCGTCGTCCGGCAGGCGACCCCCAGGGAACGCGTCGTCCTGCTCGGCGTCCTGGTGGCCGGCACGGCCGTGGTCGCCCAGCTGTTCGCCCACCTCGACTGGCTGCAGGTCGCCTGGTCGCCGTGGGCCAACGCCTACATCTTCGTCGGCAGCGCCGTCGCGACGTTCGCGCAGAGCCGCGCGCTGGTCGACTTCTGGATCGTGTGGGTGCTCGTCGACCTGGTCGGGGTGCCGCTGGCGTTCAAGTCCGGGCTGTACGTCTCCGGCGCGGTCTACGGGATCTTCTTCGTGATGGTGATGGTCGGGTTCAGGAACTGGCTCCGGGAGTCCCGGAGCGTGCAAACCCCCAGGCAGAAGGCGGTGACCGCATGA
- the hisG gene encoding ATP phosphoribosyltransferase encodes MLSLVLPKGSLEKATMQLFDAADLTVQRTSDRDYRASIDDPRIDRVRVLRPQEIPTYLEQGLFDLGITGRDWITETDADVVSLGELKYSKATANPVRVIMAVPDGAPWQSVSDLPEGVRISTEFPAMTKRFLDQHGVKATVVPSYGATEAKVPDIVDAIVDLTETGSSLRKNGLRILDTLLTSYTELVANREAYEDADKRAAMEDIALLLQGVIRARGKVLLKLNVAEADLRNVLDIMPAMSSPTVTSLAGGESNAVESVVAKRGVNTLIPALKAAGAHDILEIPIAKIVD; translated from the coding sequence GTGCTGTCACTCGTCCTGCCCAAGGGGTCGCTGGAGAAGGCGACCATGCAGCTGTTCGACGCCGCCGACCTCACCGTCCAGCGCACGTCGGACCGCGACTACCGCGCCTCCATCGACGACCCCCGCATCGACCGGGTCCGGGTCCTGCGCCCGCAGGAGATCCCGACCTACCTGGAGCAGGGGCTGTTCGACCTCGGCATCACCGGCCGCGACTGGATCACCGAGACCGACGCCGACGTCGTCAGCCTCGGCGAGCTGAAGTACTCCAAGGCGACCGCCAACCCGGTCCGCGTGATCATGGCGGTGCCGGACGGCGCGCCCTGGCAGTCGGTGTCGGACCTGCCGGAGGGCGTCCGGATCTCCACCGAGTTCCCGGCGATGACCAAGCGGTTCCTCGACCAGCACGGCGTGAAGGCCACGGTCGTCCCGTCCTACGGCGCGACCGAGGCGAAGGTGCCCGACATCGTGGACGCGATCGTCGACCTCACCGAGACCGGCTCGTCGCTGCGCAAGAACGGCCTGCGCATCCTCGACACGCTGCTGACCAGCTACACCGAGCTGGTCGCCAACCGCGAGGCCTACGAGGACGCCGACAAGCGCGCCGCGATGGAGGACATCGCCCTCCTGCTGCAGGGCGTGATCCGCGCACGCGGCAAGGTGCTGCTGAAGCTGAACGTCGCGGAGGCCGACCTGCGGAACGTCCTCGACATCATGCCCGCGATGTCGTCGCCCACGGTGACCTCGCTCGCCGGCGGCGAGTCGAACGCCGTGGAGTCGGTGGTCGCCAAGCGCGGCGTCAACACGCTGATCCCGGCGCTGAAGGCGGCGGGCGCGCACGACATCCTCGAGATCCCCATCGCGAAGATCGTTGACTGA
- a CDS encoding riboflavin synthase — protein sequence MFTGIVEELGEIVAMDPQGDSVTLAIRGPLVTEDAVHGASIAVNGVCLTVVDVKDGVFTADAIKETLDKSSLGALEPGSKVNLERPVRLSDRLGGHLVQGHVDGVGAIISREPGERWDVVTVSLPADLSRYLVNKGSITIDGISLTVVEAGTDRFSVALIPTTLALTTLGHKKPGDPVNLEVDVVAKYVERMLGDRS from the coding sequence ATGTTCACCGGCATCGTCGAGGAGCTCGGCGAGATCGTCGCGATGGATCCCCAGGGAGACTCGGTCACCCTCGCGATCCGCGGCCCGCTCGTCACCGAGGACGCCGTCCACGGCGCGTCGATCGCCGTCAACGGCGTCTGTCTCACCGTGGTGGACGTCAAGGACGGCGTCTTCACCGCCGACGCCATCAAGGAGACCCTCGACAAGTCCAGCCTCGGCGCGCTGGAACCGGGCTCGAAGGTCAACCTGGAACGTCCCGTACGGCTCTCCGACCGGCTCGGCGGGCACCTCGTGCAGGGCCACGTCGACGGCGTCGGCGCGATCATCTCCCGCGAGCCGGGGGAGCGGTGGGACGTCGTGACGGTCTCCCTGCCCGCTGACCTCAGCCGCTACCTGGTGAACAAGGGCTCCATCACCATCGACGGCATCAGCCTCACCGTCGTGGAGGCTGGCACCGACCGGTTCAGCGTCGCGCTCATCCCGACCACGCTCGCCCTTACGACGCTCGGCCACAAGAAGCCCGGCGACCCCGTGAACCTCGAAGTGGACGTCGTCGCCAAGTACGTCGAACGCATGCTGGGCGACCGGTCGTGA
- a CDS encoding helix-turn-helix domain-containing protein, translating into MKLNTHKIEGMDMSDIRASGYSPTIKKRALSRKLVDLRKQCGMTTAQVCRQLNWSHTKLNYIEKAKWVEPSSDAVADLCELYGVEGSDREALIMLTREARQRGWWRRYNDVFRDDFVGLEAGASEIYAFQTTLVPGLLQTPGYVEMINRDAGMVDDAELKRHIDARTQRQMILTKRSSPCRFHALIDENALLRISSPHVRSEQIRHLIKVSGRPNVDVQILKIADGVYPGTSEPFVYLKFPGAADRDIVYLETTIDDRMMEEEDELERYMARFDLLRARATDPAATSAYLTRLIE; encoded by the coding sequence ATGAAACTAAATACCCACAAAATAGAAGGAATGGACATGTCAGACATTCGCGCTAGCGGATACAGTCCGACGATCAAGAAGCGTGCACTCAGCCGGAAATTGGTTGACCTGCGAAAACAGTGCGGCATGACGACAGCCCAGGTATGCAGGCAGCTCAACTGGAGTCACACGAAGCTCAACTACATCGAAAAGGCCAAATGGGTCGAACCGAGCAGCGACGCCGTCGCCGACCTCTGCGAGCTGTACGGCGTCGAGGGCAGTGACCGCGAAGCCCTGATCATGCTCACCCGGGAGGCTCGCCAGCGCGGCTGGTGGCGCAGGTACAACGACGTCTTCCGGGACGACTTCGTGGGGCTGGAGGCGGGCGCCTCAGAAATCTACGCGTTCCAAACCACACTCGTGCCGGGCCTGCTTCAAACACCTGGATACGTCGAGATGATCAATCGCGATGCGGGCATGGTTGACGACGCCGAACTGAAGCGCCACATCGATGCCCGGACGCAACGCCAGATGATCCTCACGAAACGGTCATCTCCCTGCCGCTTCCATGCGCTGATCGATGAGAACGCGTTGCTTCGGATCAGCAGCCCCCACGTACGGTCGGAGCAGATTCGCCATCTCATCAAGGTCTCAGGGAGACCTAACGTCGACGTACAGATCCTCAAGATCGCTGACGGAGTCTACCCAGGCACCAGCGAACCGTTCGTTTATCTGAAGTTCCCCGGAGCCGCTGACCGAGACATCGTCTACCTCGAAACCACGATCGACGACCGCATGATGGAGGAGGAGGATGAGCTAGAGCGCTACATGGCCAGGTTTGATCTGCTACGCGCCAGGGCTACAGATCCTGCCGCAACTAGCGCATACCTCACAAGATTGATTGAGTGA
- the ribH gene encoding 6,7-dimethyl-8-ribityllumazine synthase has translation MSGAGRPEDRTVDAAGLTLGVVCTRWHGQITDRLLERSLAAAKECGIDQPVVARVAGALELPVVAQQMARDFDAVVCLGAVIRGATAHFDYVCDSVTAGVTRVALDESTPVGNGVLTCDTIEQALERSGLPGSSEDKGWEATVAALDTALTLRGLRHHGHAGHGLEHLGS, from the coding sequence ATGAGCGGAGCGGGACGCCCCGAGGACAGGACCGTCGACGCCGCCGGGCTCACGCTCGGCGTCGTCTGCACCCGCTGGCACGGGCAGATCACCGACCGGCTGCTGGAGCGCTCGCTCGCCGCAGCCAAGGAGTGCGGGATCGACCAGCCCGTCGTCGCCCGCGTCGCCGGCGCGCTCGAACTGCCCGTGGTCGCCCAGCAGATGGCCCGCGACTTCGACGCGGTCGTCTGCCTCGGCGCGGTCATCCGGGGCGCCACCGCCCATTTCGACTACGTCTGCGACTCGGTGACCGCGGGTGTGACCCGCGTCGCGCTCGACGAGTCGACTCCGGTGGGCAACGGGGTCCTCACATGTGACACCATTGAGCAGGCACTGGAACGCAGCGGGCTGCCGGGCAGCTCCGAGGACAAGGGATGGGAGGCGACTGTGGCCGCACTCGACACGGCACTGACCCTGCGAGGTCTGCGGCATCACGGTCACGCCGGGCACGGCCTGGAGCATCTGGGCTCCTGA
- a CDS encoding bifunctional 3,4-dihydroxy-2-butanone-4-phosphate synthase/GTP cyclohydrolase II, whose amino-acid sequence MSSGNDTGIFDSIEAAIADIAAGRPVVVVDDEDRENEGDIIFAASKATPELLTFTIRYTSGVICVPMEGADLDRLQIPLMTAQNTERMRTAYTVSVDARLGVTTGISAADRAKTIRTLCDSASEPGDLVRPGHIFPLRYREGGVLRRRGHTEAAVDLARLAGLAPAGVLAEVVNEDGTMARLPELQVFAKEHGLKLVSIEQLAEYRRRTEAMVTRVVETRLPNRFGTWRAVGFSSAIDGGEHIALVLGEVGEGEDVLIRAHSECLTGDVLHSERCDCGTQLDAAMERIAQEGRGVVLYLRGHEGRGIGLLAKLQAYALQDNGSDTVDANLELGLPADAREYSNAAHMLRDLGVRSIRVLTNNPDKLKGLDGFGVDVRGREAMPVVVTEHNRRYLTVKRDRLGHQIEGL is encoded by the coding sequence ATGAGCAGCGGCAACGACACGGGAATCTTCGACTCCATCGAGGCGGCGATCGCCGACATCGCGGCGGGACGCCCCGTCGTGGTCGTCGACGACGAGGACCGCGAGAACGAGGGCGACATCATCTTCGCCGCGTCCAAGGCGACGCCGGAGCTGCTCACGTTCACCATCCGCTACACCAGCGGCGTCATCTGCGTCCCGATGGAGGGCGCCGACCTCGACCGGCTGCAGATCCCGCTGATGACGGCGCAGAACACCGAGCGGATGCGCACCGCCTACACCGTCAGCGTGGACGCGCGCCTCGGCGTCACCACCGGCATCTCCGCCGCCGACCGGGCCAAGACGATCCGCACCCTGTGCGACTCGGCGTCGGAGCCGGGCGACCTCGTCCGCCCCGGCCACATCTTCCCGCTGCGCTACCGGGAGGGCGGCGTCCTGCGGCGGCGCGGCCACACCGAGGCCGCCGTCGACCTCGCCCGGCTCGCCGGGCTCGCCCCCGCCGGCGTCCTCGCCGAGGTGGTGAACGAGGACGGCACCATGGCGCGCCTTCCCGAACTCCAGGTCTTCGCCAAGGAGCACGGGCTCAAGCTCGTCTCCATCGAACAACTCGCCGAGTACCGCCGCCGCACCGAGGCGATGGTCACCCGCGTCGTCGAGACCCGCCTGCCCAACCGGTTCGGGACGTGGCGCGCCGTCGGATTCTCCAGCGCCATCGACGGCGGCGAGCACATCGCGCTCGTGCTGGGCGAGGTCGGCGAGGGCGAGGACGTCCTCATCCGGGCCCACTCGGAGTGCCTCACCGGCGACGTCCTGCACTCCGAGCGCTGCGACTGCGGAACCCAGCTCGACGCCGCCATGGAGCGCATCGCGCAGGAGGGGCGCGGCGTCGTCCTCTACCTGCGCGGGCACGAGGGGCGCGGCATCGGCCTGCTCGCCAAGCTCCAGGCGTACGCGCTCCAGGACAACGGCTCCGACACCGTGGACGCCAACCTGGAGCTGGGGCTCCCGGCCGACGCGCGCGAGTACTCCAACGCGGCGCATATGCTGCGTGACCTGGGCGTACGCTCTATCCGGGTGCTGACCAACAACCCCGACAAGCTCAAGGGCCTGGACGGCTTCGGCGTGGACGTGCGCGGACGCGAGGCCATGCCCGTCGTCGTGACCGAGCACAACCGGCGCTACCTGACGGTCAAGCGGGACCGTCTCGGACACCAGATCGAGGGACTCTGA
- a CDS encoding DUF397 domain-containing protein: MELSRTNWRKSSKSSAGGQECVEVAAAWRKSTRSLGNNEQCVEVASASETVLIRDSKDVGGPMHMVTPTAFRELVSRIKSGGLDL, from the coding sequence ATGGAGCTTTCTAGGACGAACTGGCGCAAGAGCAGCAAGTCCAGCGCTGGCGGCCAAGAGTGCGTCGAGGTCGCTGCGGCCTGGCGAAAGAGCACTCGTTCCCTCGGCAACAACGAGCAGTGTGTCGAGGTGGCGAGCGCCTCTGAGACCGTGCTGATCCGTGACAGCAAGGACGTTGGCGGCCCGATGCACATGGTGACGCCCACGGCGTTCCGGGAGCTGGTCAGCCGGATCAAGAGCGGTGGGCTCGACCTGTAG
- a CDS encoding PH domain-containing protein, with translation MTDTPALPTVWRPRTTRIVAYITAGVIMLGLVVLAVVVPEQYKLFDRVLMVGFGAVVAWILHMLARCRVAADESGVTVVNAFNTRRLEWPQILDVTMNVGDPWPTLDLADGTSIGAMGINGAEKALAARQLTELQSLLRARGEAPDPA, from the coding sequence TTGACTGACACTCCGGCACTGCCGACCGTGTGGCGCCCCCGCACCACCCGGATCGTCGCCTACATCACGGCGGGCGTGATCATGCTCGGCCTGGTCGTGCTCGCCGTGGTGGTGCCGGAGCAGTACAAGCTGTTCGACCGCGTCCTGATGGTGGGGTTCGGCGCGGTCGTCGCGTGGATCCTGCACATGCTCGCGCGGTGCCGCGTCGCCGCCGACGAGTCGGGCGTCACGGTCGTCAACGCCTTCAACACCCGCCGCCTGGAGTGGCCGCAGATCCTCGACGTCACCATGAACGTCGGCGACCCGTGGCCCACCCTCGACCTGGCGGACGGCACCTCCATCGGCGCCATGGGCATCAACGGCGCCGAGAAGGCCCTCGCCGCCCGCCAGCTCACCGAACTCCAGTCTCTCCTGCGCGCCAGGGGCGAAGCCCCCGACCCCGCCTGA
- a CDS encoding sulfite oxidase — MRPGHRKEPDLTDEAAYEHVRALSRRGMLRLSAGAGAALAVPAAVPAAAARAAAADGATGIVKPLPPELFIPHGTNAEMRWEAMRGQGPLTPADRFFVRNHVATPLIDARTWRLKLWGTGLHGSPAEERPREFSYRDLLRLPSETITAFIECTGNARGFYASQQGQQVSGTPWRLGAVGVARWRGVRLSTVLRLAGITREAVDILPRGLDADYVDKGENLGRVRRPLPVAKAMKDVLLAYEMNGAPLPPDHGHPVRLVVPSWTGIASIKWLGDVQVAAEPLYSPWNTRFYRLFGPGYPAEGSPPLTRTNVKAAFELPWEASLPSRPQTLRGRSWSGSGRIRRTEISVDGGTTWRPARLLDRPDPRGWTRWEFPWRPHASGHHELLARATDETGASQPFNAPYNTLGYLFGAVVRHPVTVS; from the coding sequence ATGCGACCCGGTCACCGGAAGGAACCCGACCTCACCGACGAGGCGGCCTACGAGCACGTCCGCGCACTGTCCCGGCGGGGCATGCTGCGCCTGTCGGCGGGCGCCGGCGCCGCGCTCGCCGTCCCCGCCGCCGTCCCCGCCGCCGCGGCGCGGGCCGCGGCGGCCGACGGCGCCACGGGAATCGTGAAGCCGCTGCCGCCCGAGCTGTTCATCCCGCACGGCACCAACGCCGAGATGCGGTGGGAGGCCATGCGCGGCCAGGGCCCGCTCACCCCGGCCGACCGGTTCTTCGTCCGCAACCACGTCGCCACACCGCTCATCGACGCGCGCACCTGGCGGCTCAAGCTCTGGGGAACCGGGCTGCACGGCTCCCCCGCCGAGGAGCGTCCCCGCGAGTTCTCCTACCGCGACCTGCTCCGGCTGCCCTCCGAGACCATCACGGCCTTCATCGAATGCACCGGCAACGCGCGGGGGTTCTACGCCTCCCAGCAGGGCCAGCAGGTCTCCGGCACGCCCTGGAGGCTCGGCGCGGTCGGCGTCGCGCGCTGGCGCGGGGTCCGGCTCTCGACCGTGCTGAGGCTCGCAGGTATTACCCGTGAGGCCGTGGACATCCTGCCGCGCGGGTTGGACGCTGACTATGTGGACAAGGGCGAGAACCTCGGCCGCGTGCGGCGTCCCCTCCCCGTCGCCAAGGCGATGAAGGACGTCCTCCTCGCCTACGAGATGAACGGCGCCCCGCTGCCGCCCGACCACGGGCACCCCGTCCGGCTGGTCGTGCCGTCCTGGACGGGGATCGCGTCCATCAAGTGGCTCGGCGACGTGCAGGTGGCCGCCGAACCGCTGTACTCCCCGTGGAACACCCGCTTCTACCGGCTCTTCGGCCCCGGCTACCCGGCGGAGGGGTCGCCGCCGCTGACCCGAACGAACGTCAAGGCGGCCTTCGAACTGCCCTGGGAGGCGTCCCTTCCGTCCAGGCCGCAGACCCTGCGCGGCCGGTCCTGGTCGGGCAGCGGCCGCATCCGGCGCACCGAGATCAGCGTGGACGGCGGCACCACCTGGCGCCCCGCCCGCCTCCTCGACCGCCCCGACCCGCGCGGCTGGACGCGCTGGGAGTTCCCCTGGAGGCCGCACGCCTCCGGGCACCACGAGCTGCTGGCGCGCGCCACCGACGAGACCGGCGCGTCCCAGCCCTTCAACGCCCCCTACAACACCCTCGGCTACCTGTTCGGCGCCGTCGTACGGCACCCGGTCACCGTCTCCTGA
- a CDS encoding DoxX family protein: MDVVALIARIAFTAIFIGAAVGHFTATEAMAGYAAAKKLPMAKLAVQVSGAYILLASALLILGIWPDLAAIALVPFLLVTAFVFHDFWKQESPEARQMEQQQFLKDLSLAGGALALFVLYASDNHPGLNLVGPLFT; encoded by the coding sequence ATGGACGTCGTCGCCCTCATCGCCCGCATCGCCTTCACCGCGATCTTCATCGGCGCCGCGGTCGGCCACTTCACCGCGACCGAGGCCATGGCCGGTTACGCGGCCGCGAAGAAGCTGCCCATGGCCAAGCTCGCCGTGCAGGTCTCCGGCGCCTACATCCTGCTCGCGTCGGCCCTGCTCATCCTCGGCATCTGGCCCGACCTCGCCGCCATCGCCCTCGTCCCGTTCCTGCTCGTCACGGCGTTCGTGTTCCACGACTTCTGGAAGCAGGAGTCCCCGGAGGCGCGCCAGATGGAGCAGCAGCAGTTCCTCAAGGACCTCTCCCTGGCCGGCGGCGCCCTGGCTTTGTTCGTCCTGTACGCCTCCGACAACCACCCCGGCCTGAACCTTGTAGGCCCCCTCTTCACCTGA
- a CDS encoding selenium-binding family protein, with protein MALWKPDPTFYASPRDAASAPAEKLAYVVAFDRAAAKPDALAVLDVDPDSSSYGSVVGWTELPYLGDELHHFGWNACSSALCPGSPHPHVERRYLIVPGLRSSRVYVIDTKDDPTAPKIVKILEADELAKRAGYSRPHTVHCGPEGLYLTALGGANGEDGPGGIALLDHTSFDVLGRWEVDRGPQYLAYDAWWHIAHDVLVTSEWGTPSMVEDGVVGELLLGRKYGHALNFFDLRKRKHVQTVDLGDEHQMVLELRPAHDPTKLYGFAGVVVNVEDLSASVWVWHRDGDAWTATKVITIPAEPADPADLPPVIQPFGAVPPLVTDIDLSVDDQWLYVSCWGTGELKRYNVSDPFNPVEAGSVRIGGIVNRTPHPAAPDRPLAGGPQMVEISRDGERVYVTNSLYGSWDDQFYPDGVGAWMAKLDSTPDGFAFDERFFPNGDAFRGRRPHQTRLQGGDASSDSYCYP; from the coding sequence ATGGCACTGTGGAAGCCGGATCCGACCTTCTACGCCTCCCCCCGCGACGCGGCCTCGGCCCCCGCCGAGAAGCTCGCCTACGTGGTCGCCTTCGACCGTGCCGCCGCGAAACCCGACGCGCTCGCGGTCCTGGACGTCGACCCCGACTCGTCGTCCTACGGGTCCGTGGTGGGCTGGACGGAACTGCCCTACCTCGGCGACGAACTGCACCACTTCGGGTGGAACGCGTGCAGCAGCGCCCTGTGCCCGGGGTCGCCGCATCCGCACGTGGAGCGCCGGTACCTGATCGTGCCGGGGCTGCGGTCGTCGCGGGTCTATGTGATCGACACCAAGGACGACCCCACCGCTCCCAAGATCGTCAAGATTCTGGAGGCGGACGAGCTGGCCAAGCGCGCCGGGTACTCGCGGCCCCACACCGTCCACTGCGGGCCCGAGGGCCTGTACCTGACGGCGCTCGGCGGCGCCAACGGCGAGGACGGGCCGGGCGGCATCGCGCTGCTCGACCACACCTCGTTCGACGTCCTCGGCCGCTGGGAGGTCGACCGGGGCCCGCAGTACCTCGCCTACGACGCGTGGTGGCACATCGCGCACGACGTCCTCGTCACGTCCGAGTGGGGCACCCCGTCCATGGTGGAGGACGGCGTCGTCGGCGAGCTGCTGCTCGGCCGCAAGTACGGGCACGCGCTGAACTTCTTCGACCTGCGCAAGCGCAAGCACGTCCAGACCGTGGACCTCGGCGACGAGCACCAGATGGTGCTGGAGCTGCGCCCCGCGCACGACCCGACCAAGCTGTACGGCTTCGCCGGCGTGGTCGTCAACGTCGAGGACCTGTCGGCGTCCGTCTGGGTCTGGCACCGCGACGGCGACGCCTGGACGGCCACCAAGGTCATCACCATCCCGGCCGAACCCGCCGACCCCGCCGACCTGCCGCCGGTCATCCAGCCGTTCGGCGCGGTGCCGCCGCTCGTCACCGACATCGACCTGTCCGTCGACGACCAGTGGCTGTACGTCTCGTGCTGGGGCACCGGCGAACTCAAGCGCTACAACGTCAGCGACCCCTTCAACCCCGTCGAGGCCGGCTCGGTCCGCATCGGGGGCATCGTCAACCGGACACCGCACCCGGCCGCGCCGGACCGCCCCCTCGCCGGCGGTCCGCAGATGGTCGAGATCAGCCGCGACGGCGAGCGCGTCTACGTCACCAACTCGCTCTACGGCTCGTGGGACGACCAGTTCTACCCCGACGGCGTCGGCGCGTGGATGGCGAAACTCGACTCCACCCCGGACGGCTTCGCCTTCGACGAGCGCTTCTTCCCCAACGGCGACGCCTTCCGCGGCCGCCGCCCCCACCAGACCCGCCTCCAGGGCGGCGACGCCTCCTCAGACTCCTACTGCTACCCGTGA